The genome window TACACAGGCGGGCTAGGGCTGCGCCAAAAGAATTTTTTCCTGGACGTAGCCGGGGTATACTCCTCGGGCAACCAAGTATACACGCCCTACGAGCTAGCGAATCCGCAAAAAACGCCCGCCATCGATGTGGAGGACAAGCGGTTCACGACTACCCTCACGGCCGGCTTCTTATTCTAGCGCCTGCTATATACTATGCACCAATACAAGGGGCTCCTCATTGAATGAGGAACCCCTTGTGTTAGTATGGACCCTGGCGCTACGTAGGCTTCGGGCCCGATTACTTGCTGATTCTAACTTCCAGTACCAGCGTCGGGATGCTGGTAGTGATGATGTCCTGCACCAGCACCAAGCCGTACTTGCTGTCAGGTGCTGGGGTTTGGAAGGCAATAACTTGGCCTTTGGTCAGCGTTCCTGTGCTGGTAGTGCGCGGGGTAAACTCGGCACCCTGGGTAAAGGCCGTGGTGAAGGCAGCAAGAGTAGCGGCACCCGAAAAAGCCGCCGCGTTTAGTGATGTCCGCCGGATCAGCGTGCCGCGGCGCGTGCTCCATTTCAACCCCAACGTATCATCGAGGGCTGTGGTTAGGGTAGGGGCTCTGGTATCACGCGCAGGCAGGTATACAAGGTCGACAATAGCTTGATTCGCGGCTAGGCTGTGTACCGAAAATTTAGGAAACACCAGCCCTTCGCGCAGGGCTAGGAAACTGCGCCGGCCGAAAGTTCCTCGCGCCGGCGCCTGAACTGGCACGGAGTAACTATGATAAGCCTGGGCCGAATCAGAGCGACTGTAGCGCAGGCGTAGGCTGCGCTTGCCGCTGCGGCCTTCTTCGTCGGTGGCCTCGTAGCGCCATACCTCCAGCCCGGCCGTGGTGCGCGAGCTTAGCACGTGCTCAAACGCCACACGGTTTGCATTGCTGGTGGCCGGGTTCAGCACCGAATCAAGGTAGGTGTAGGTGCGCGGCCTCAGGTTGTTCAGCTCGTCAGTGGTAGTAGGATAGATAATGGGCTCCGGCACGGGCAAGTATTCCGCCGTGATGGTCAGGCGCGTAATCGGACTGTCATCGGCTTCTGCGAACATCTTGACGGCCACGGTATCCCCGGCTCTGGTGAGGCGGCGGTCGGCGGTACTGAAGCGGGAGCTCCCGATTAAATCAACGCGTGGCCCCGACTCCAGGCCCGGCTCGCAGGCCGTGAACAGGGCGGGAAATAGCAGCAGAACTAGAAAACGAAAGCGCATAGCCACGAAGGTCGGAATTTGGGCCTGATTAGTTAGCAGCAAGAGCAAACGCCCTGGCGGAACGGTCGGGAGCGGGGCACGGTTCAGCCAGAAACCCCGGCCACGTGCAACCATGCTGCCCGCATTTCCTACCTTAACGGCTGATTCCCGCCGACATTTTACCTAACCCCGCATGAATTTCCGCTCCCTGGGCCTGGCCCTGTTTCTGACGACGGCCAGCCCGGCCGTGCTACCCGGCAGCGCGCCCGCCGCATTTGCCCAGCAAAAACAAAACATTACCCTCGAAGACATCTGGCAGAAGGGCACGTTTCAGGCCCGCTCGGTGCCCGGCTTCAACTGGATGAAGGATGGCCGCTACTACTCCTCGCTCAGCCAGGGCAACCTGGTGCAGAACGACGTGACGACCGGCCAACCCGTGAAAACTCTGGTCAATGGCGCTGATCTGAAGCTGCCCGGCCAGAGCCAGCCCCTCGACGTGGACGGCTACAGCTTCAACGCCGACGAAACCAAAATCCTGTTCAGCACCGATACCGAGCCGATTTACCGTCGCTCTAGCAAGTCGTACTTCTTCGTGTACGACCAGGGTAGTAAGCAACTGGTGCCCCTAAGCAAAACGGCCGGCAAGCAACTCTATGCTACCTTCTCGCCCGACGGGACGCGCGTGGCCTTCGTGCGCGACAACAACCTGTTTGTAGTCGATTTGGCTACCATGCAGGAAACCGCCGTGACGACAGACGGAGCCCAGAACCGCATCATCAACGGCGGTACTGATTGGGTGTACGAGGAGGAATTCGAGTTTGCCCAGGGTTTCCAATGGTCGCCCGACTCCCGGCAGCTGGCCTACTACACCTTCGATGAGACGGAGGTGCCCGAGTACAACATGCAGGAGTGGGGCCCGCTCTACCCCAAAGACTACCGCTATAAGTACCCCAAGGCTGGCGAAAAAAACTCCATCGTGAGCATTTCAACCTATGATGTGGCCGCCGGCAAAAACACCAAAATGGACGTGGGCCCGGAGCGGGACCAGTACATTCCGCGCATCATCTGGACCCAGACGCCCAACCTGCTCAGCATCCGGCGCATGAACCGCCTGCAGAACAAGCTGGAGATTCTGCATGCCGACGCCGCTACCGGCAAAACCACGGTAGTCTTGACCGATACCGACCCGGCCTACGTGGAAGTAAACGACGATTTGCGCTATCTGGCCGGTGGCAAGGAGTTCCTGTTCAGCAGCGAAAAGGACGGTTACCGCCACCTCTACCTATACAACATGAACGGCAAGCTGACGCGCCAGCTTACTAAGGGCAACTGGGAAATCACCAGCATTGATGGGTTTGATGAGAAGAAGGGCCTGGTGTACTTCACTAGCACCGAAGCCTCGCCCCTGCAGCGCCACCTCTACCGCGTAGATTTGAAGGGCAAAGGCAAAACCCGCCTCAGCGAAGCCGGCTCCGGCAACGACGCCGTGAACATGAGCGCCGACACCCGCTATTTCCTCAACTACCACTCCCAGGCCGGTGAGCCTCAGATAGTAAGCCTGCGCAACGGTCAGGACGGTAAGCTGGTGAAAGTGCTGGAAGACAACGCCGCCCTGCGCCAGAAGTTGACCCAATACAACCTGGGCAAGCTGGAGTTTATCAACTTCAAAACGGCCGAAGGGGTAGAGCTGAACGCCTCGGTGCTGAAACCCGCTAACTTCGATGCCAGCAGGAAATACCCCGTGCTCATGTACGTGTACGGCGGCCCCGGCTCCCAGACCGTGAAGGACGATGTGGGCGGGGGCATTGCCTTCACTAACTACCTCTGGCACCAGTTGCTGGCCCAGAACGGCTACATCATTGTGAGCGTCGATAACCGCGGCACCGGCGCCCGGGGCGCGGCCTTCAAGAAAAGCACCTACGCCAACCTGGGCAAACTGGAAACCATTGACCAAGCCGAAAGCGCCAAGTACCTGGCTACTCTACCCTACGTGGACAAGTCGCGCATTGGCATCTGGGGCTGGAGCTTCGGGGGCTACATGACGGCCCTGGCCATGACCAAAAACGCCGATATCTTCAAGATGGGCGTGTCGGTAGCACCCGTAACCAACTGGCGTTACTACGATTCCGTGTACACCGAGCGGTTCCTGAAAACGCCTCAGCAGAACCCCCAGGGCTACGACGACAACTCGCCCGTACAGTACGCCGACAAGCTGAAGGGCAAGCTCCTGCTAGTGCACGGCACCGGCGACGACAACGTGCACTTTCAGAACTCGGTAGCCTTCACCGAAGCCATGATTAAGGCCAACAAAGACTACCAGACGCTCTACTACCCCAACCGCAACCACGGCATCTACGGCGGCAACACCCGCCTGCACCTCTACCGCCAGATGACGGATTTCGTGCTGAAGAACTTGTAGGGTTGTCTCACCCCCCCGGCCCCGCAACTGCTTCATGCGCAGTATCCCGTGGAGAGGGGGAGTCAGACGTAGGCCATTCTACGCAGCATTTTCGGCTCTCGCCTCAAGCACTGCTACCTCGTTTAAACGATGTAACGCGAAGTTCCACTTCGCGACCCGCTAGAACAGTCCTCGTGTGGGTGACGTTCAGGCGGGTCGCGAAGTGGAACTTCGCGTTACATAGCATAGGCTTCACCCCCATATAGAAGCCGGTAGCCGTTCCGGAGGCGCGAGCCGCCGGGGCGGCTGCCAGACTCGTCAGGCTCCCCCTACGCCGCTTGATGCGCGGAATGCGGGAGAGGGGGCCGGAGGGTGAGACCCTACGACAATGCCTGCGGGGGCGGTGAGCCGGTACCAGCAGGGCGGGTTTTGTCCTGGGGCAGGGGCACAAACTCCTGGTTGTCGTTGGGAGGTAGCAGAATGCGGCCGGCTTGCCAGTCAGCTTTGGCCTGCTCGATACGCTCCCGCTTCGAGGACACGAAATTCCACCAGATAAACCGTTCTCCAAGTGGCTCGCCACCCAGCAGCATTAAGGTACTGGCTTCGCGGGCAATCAGCACCGGGTCGATGCTGGGGGTGAAAACCAGCAGCTGGCCGGGGCCGTAGCTGCGGCCGTTCACTTCTACCAGGCCTTTGGCCACGTAGGCGCCACGCTCGGGGTAGCCGCGGGGCAGGCCAAACCGGGCCCCGGGTTGCAGCACCACGTGCAGGTAGAACAGCGGCGAATGAGTGCGCACCTCGTTACGCAGGCCGAAGGCGTCGCCGGCAATCAGGCGCATCCACACGCCGGATTCCGTGAAGATGGGCAGCTCTTGGGGCTGGTAATTAGTGAAAGCGGGGTCAGTTTCCTCGTCTTTTTCGGGCAGGGCCACCCAGGTCTGAATCATTTCCAACGCTCCGCCAGCCAGGGCGGCCGGGTCCTCAAACCGCTCAGAGTGGGCAATGCCCGAGCCGGCCGTCATCCAGTTGACCTCACCTGGCCGAATAATTTGCTCCACCCCGAGGCTGTCGCGGTGTGTGACCTGCCCCCCGAACAGGTAGCTAACCGTACTCAGGCCAATGTGGGGGTGAGGCAGTACATCCAGCTCGGGCAGCTTTTCCGGGGCGAAATTAACTGGCCCGGCGTGGTCCATGAAAATGAAGGGGCCTAGCATGCGGCGCAGGCGGTAAGGCAGAATGCGGCGCACCTCAAAGCCGGGGCTCAGGGCCGCTTGGCGCGCATCAATAACAAGGTCTAGCATACGCGGAAAGGCTAAAAGAAAAGGACTTGGCCGTAGCAGCAGACGCACCACCGGGCCGCAGAAGCAAAGATGAATAGAACTAAACCTATTTTCACTCAACTATTTAGCAGAAAAGCGTAACCTTGGATCAATAAAACCGGTGTTTACCGCGTAGAGTGACCCTATGCCGATGTCTACCCCGATTCGTCTCCTTTTTCTGAGCATAACCGGTACGCTGCTAGCAGCCTGTCAGCCGGAGCGCACCGCCCAACGCCCCGAGCCTGCCGCCGCCCCCGCTCTGGCTGATTCCCTAGCCTACGATTCTCTGGCCCAGCCCGTGGGCGCTACCCCCGTGCGCCGCGACTGGCACCGTCTGGAGCAGCCCACCAGCCGCCGGGCCCCTTTGATTGTGTACCGGGGCAGCACCCGCCGGCCCGCCGGCTTGGGGGCCGAAGCGCCGCCCGCCGAAGCCCGCCTTCATGACCTGACCCTGAAAGCCAGCGAGTATTTCCAGATTGACCCCACCAAGCCTGCCGAAGTGCGCGGCCGCGAAGGTACCGTTGTCCGCATTCCGGCCGGCTCTCTGGTGGATAGCCGCCAGCGGCCCGCTACTGGTGCCGTGTGGGTGGAACTCAAAGAGTGCTACGCCGCTTCCGACATGCTGCTCTCTAACCTGCTGACCGAAACGCTAGCTGGCGCCCCCCTGGAACTGACCGGGGCCGTGCTGGTACGAGCCACGGCTGCGGGGCAACAGCTACTGCTGGCAACTGGCCGCAGCTTGCAGCTAGAGTTAGCCGGCGGCCACTCGGCGCACCCGCTTTTCTACGGGCAAGCGGCCCCAGCCGCGCCAGTGCGGTGGCTGGAAAGTGAGACTTCGGCTACCACTGCGGCGTCGGAACAGATATACACCACGGCCCAGCAGATGCCCCGCTACGGCCAAGGCCCCGCCGATATTAACCGCCTGATTCGCTACCCCCGCCAGGCCCAGGAGCGCCAGACGCAGGGACTGGTCTTCGCCTCTTTTGTGGTGGATGAGGCCGGCCGGGTTCGGGCGCCCCGCATCCTGCGCGGCCTCGGCGACGGTTGCGACGAAGAAGTGCTGCGGGTGCTGCGCCAAACCTCCGGCCGCTGGACCCCGGGGCAGCAGGATGGACGCTTCGTGAAGGTGAAAATGGTTTTGCCCATTCGCTTTAATTTTCAAGCTGGTATGGCCTCGGCCCCGGAGCCGGCCGCTTTGCCTGAGCCAGCGGAGGAAGAGGAAACCCTGGCTGCTTCGGATGAACTGGCCCCGGCTCCAAATGCCTTGCAGCCCACCAAGCTGGGCTGGCTGGCCGTGGGGCAGCCGTGGGCCGGGTCGGCGGCGGCGCTCTACGTGCCCTCCGCTACCCCCGCCGACGGGGACCATACCACCGTGCGCCTGCTCATTCCGGGCCGCCGCATAGTGCTGGCTGGTACTCCCCAGGACGCTGGCTACCAATTTGCTACGGCTCCCAGTGGGGCGGCCGTGGTAGTGCTTGGGTTACGCTACGAAAACGGCACGCCCTTCCTGGCCCGCCGGGAGGCTACCACCGGCGGCGCTCCTTCCGATACGCTGCACTTCCAGGAAACCACCCTCACTGATCTGGAAGCTGCCCTAGCCAAGCTGGACTAGCTGACATAAAGCTCTCAAGCAGATTTTTTCGGGTAAAATGACGGCTTAGCTACCGGTAAAGAACCAACCGAAGTTTTTACTCTGAACACGGCCAGCTAAAAGCACTTTTGAAGTAGGCCGTGCACTCCCAACTGGGCCGACAGGTAGGGCTGGCCCCGCCAGGGCAGAATTGGTATCTTGCCTGACGTTTTTCTACTGCACCATGGGACTGCCCGCTACACCACTATCCTACGTTTCGCCTGAGGACTACCTCGAAGCCGAACGCAAAGCTGAACACAAACACGAGTACTGGGACGGCGAAATCCGGGCCATGTCTGGGGCCAGTTTTGCCCACAACCGGATAGCCGCCAATCTTGGGGGTGAGATTCACTTCCAGCTCAAAGGCAAAAACTGCTCGGTGGTGGGCAGCGACCAGCGCGTGCAGGTCCTGAGTGAGTCCACGTTTGTGTATCCAGACTTGACGGTGGTCTGCGGTCAGCCTCGATTTGAGGATAACACCAAGCCTGATACGCTGCTTAATCCCACGTTGCTAGTAGAAGTACTGTCGCCGACTACCAAAAGCCACGACCGGGGCGACAAATTCTTTCTGTACCGTCAGATTCCGGGCCTGCAGCAGTACCTGTTGCTTGACTCCCAAAGCGTCCACGCCGAGTTGCACACCCGGGATGAGCAAGGGCGCTGGATTCTCGTTGAAACCTCTGACCGTCAAACAGTCCTGGAATTGAGTAGCATTAATTGCCGCATTGCCTTGACGGATGTCTACGCGGGTGTGTTAGAAGGGTAGAAAGTCCCTTTCTTAGAGCTTCACGCACACGTTCTGCGCCTCAGTGAAAAAGCGTAGGGCTTCCAGGCCGCCTTCCCGCCCCAGGCCGGAGTTTTTCATGCCCCCGAACGGCGTGCGTAGGTCGCGGTGCAGCCAGGTGTTTACCCATACCACGCCGGCTTGCAGCTGGTGGGCTACCCGGTGAGCCCGAGCTAGGTCACGGGTCCAGACGGTGGCGGAAAGGCCATAGTCAGTGCTGTTAGCCCAGGTTAGGGCTTCTTCTTCGTGGTCGAAGGGAGTAAGCGTAACAACGGGCCCGAATATTTCTTCTTGGTTCACGCGGCAGTCAGGGGCTAAGCCTTCGAATACCGTGGGCTGCAGAAAATAGCCCTCGGCGCAACGACCGGGTACTTGCACCCGCTGCCCGCCCGCTAGTAGCCGGCCGCCTTCCTGGTGGGCCAAGTCGATGTAGGAGAGAATCTTATTCAGGTGTGCTTCGCTAACAATGGCCCCTTGCTGGGTGCTTGCCTCCAGCGGGTCACCAACGGTCAGCGCCTGCACCTGGGCCAGAAAGGCGGCTTTGAACGGCTCGTACACGCTACGCTCCACGAAGATGCGTGAGCCACAGAGGCAAATCTGGCCCTGGTTGGCGAAGGAGCTGCGGATACTGGTTTGCACGGCGGCGTCCAGGTCGCAGTCGGCGAAAATGAGGTTAGGGTTTTTGCCGCCCAGTTCCAGGGAGAGTTTTTTGAACTGCGGCGCGGCCGTGCGAGCAATGTGGGCCCCGGTAGCCGTGCCCCCGGTAAAGCTGATAGCCCGAATGCCCGGGTGCTCCACTAAGGCTTGGCCAGCGCCCGGACCCGTACCGTGCACAATATTAAGTACTCCCGCCAGTAGCCCGGCCTCTCGGCTTAACTCGCTGAGTAGAAAGGCCGTGTAGGGCGTGACTTCCGAGGGCTTGGCTACCACGCAGCAGCCGGCGGCCAGGGCTGGTGCTATTTTCCAGGTAAAGAGGTAGAGCGGTAAGTTCCAGGGCGAGATGCACGCCACCACGCCCACCGGATGGCGCACCGTATAGTTGAGCGCTACGCCCTCCTGCAGATGGGTTTCGGTGGCAAAATGCTGGGCAGCCGTGCCGAAGAAGGCGAAATTGCTGGCCGCTCGCGGAATGTCCAGGGTGCGGGCCAAGCTCAGCGGTTTGCCATTGTCCTGGCTTTCGGCCTGGGCCAGGGTTTCCAGGTTCTGGTCAATCAACTCCGCAAGGCGCACCAGGCGGCGGCCCCGCTCTTCGGCCGGTAGGGCCCGCCAAGCCGGAAAAGCGGCCGTAGCGGCCTGCACCGCCCGGTCCACATCAGCCGCATCCGAGTTGGGTACCTGCCCGAATACCTGGCCGGTGGCGGGGTTAAGCAGGGGCAGGTAGCGGCCGGCGGCGGGTGGTTGAAGCTCGCCGTTGATGAAGTTGCAGAGCTGCAGCATGGGCAGAAGGGCGTAAGGCCCTGCCGCCCGCCTACCGCTGGGGTTGGGCCGGGGGCTCGGGCAAGTTGGAATCCGACACAATATACAGGGGCCGCTGGCGCACGTTGGCGGAAAGTCGGGCAATGTATTCGCCAATAATACCCACGGCAATCAGTTGCACGCCGCCCAGAAACAAGATGCTTACCATTAAGGAAGGCCAGCCGGGCTCGTACTCTTTCGTGACGAAACGGGAGTACAGGGTGTAGAGCATGACCAGAAACGCAATGCCCGACACGATAAAGCCACTGACGGTAGCCGCCTTCAGGGGCACGTCGGAGAAGGCCGTGATGCCGTCAAGGGCCAGCTTGAACATTTTGCGGTAGGTGTAGCCAGTTTCCCCGCCCGCCCGCTCGGCCCGGTCATACTCCAGGTAGGTCTGGCGGTAGCCAATCCAGGAAATTTGCCCCCGAATAAACTTGTTCTGCTCGGGCATGCGGCGCAGGGCCTCTACCACCTTGCGCGAAATAACTCGGAAGTCGCCGGTATCTACGGGAATGGAAATGTGGGTGATGCTGGCCAGAATGCGGTAAAATAACTTGGCAGTAAGCTTCTTGGCGGCGCTTTCGCCCTGGCGGGAGCGGCGCTTGGCGTACACTACCTCGTAGCCTTCCCGAAGCTTTTCCAGCAACTGCGGAATCAACTCGGGCGGGTCCTGCAAGTCGGCATCGATGATGCACACAGCTTGGCCCCCGGCCCGGTCGAGGCCAGCCGTCACGGCAATCTGGTGCCCGAAGTTGCGACTGAAATCGAGGTAGCGCACCCGCGGGTCGCGCAGGGCCAGAGTCTGAATTAGGACCAGGGAATGGTCGCGGGAGCCGTCGTTAATAAAGATAAACTCGTAGCCGCCAGGCAACTGCATAGGATCCAGCACGCCCCGCAGCCGCTCATACAGAGCCGGAATGTTGGCTTCTTCGTTGTAAATGGGAATGATAACGGATAGGTCCACGGGCGGGGCGGGTGGGGAAGCAAGCGGGTGCATGTTCAGGAAACCGGCTTACGGGCCAGGGCAAACACGCTCACGCCCACCGGCAGGT of Hymenobacter sublimis contains these proteins:
- a CDS encoding S9 family peptidase codes for the protein MNFRSLGLALFLTTASPAVLPGSAPAAFAQQKQNITLEDIWQKGTFQARSVPGFNWMKDGRYYSSLSQGNLVQNDVTTGQPVKTLVNGADLKLPGQSQPLDVDGYSFNADETKILFSTDTEPIYRRSSKSYFFVYDQGSKQLVPLSKTAGKQLYATFSPDGTRVAFVRDNNLFVVDLATMQETAVTTDGAQNRIINGGTDWVYEEEFEFAQGFQWSPDSRQLAYYTFDETEVPEYNMQEWGPLYPKDYRYKYPKAGEKNSIVSISTYDVAAGKNTKMDVGPERDQYIPRIIWTQTPNLLSIRRMNRLQNKLEILHADAATGKTTVVLTDTDPAYVEVNDDLRYLAGGKEFLFSSEKDGYRHLYLYNMNGKLTRQLTKGNWEITSIDGFDEKKGLVYFTSTEASPLQRHLYRVDLKGKGKTRLSEAGSGNDAVNMSADTRYFLNYHSQAGEPQIVSLRNGQDGKLVKVLEDNAALRQKLTQYNLGKLEFINFKTAEGVELNASVLKPANFDASRKYPVLMYVYGGPGSQTVKDDVGGGIAFTNYLWHQLLAQNGYIIVSVDNRGTGARGAAFKKSTYANLGKLETIDQAESAKYLATLPYVDKSRIGIWGWSFGGYMTALAMTKNADIFKMGVSVAPVTNWRYYDSVYTERFLKTPQQNPQGYDDNSPVQYADKLKGKLLLVHGTGDDNVHFQNSVAFTEAMIKANKDYQTLYYPNRNHGIYGGNTRLHLYRQMTDFVLKNL
- a CDS encoding pirin family protein — translated: MLDLVIDARQAALSPGFEVRRILPYRLRRMLGPFIFMDHAGPVNFAPEKLPELDVLPHPHIGLSTVSYLFGGQVTHRDSLGVEQIIRPGEVNWMTAGSGIAHSERFEDPAALAGGALEMIQTWVALPEKDEETDPAFTNYQPQELPIFTESGVWMRLIAGDAFGLRNEVRTHSPLFYLHVVLQPGARFGLPRGYPERGAYVAKGLVEVNGRSYGPGQLLVFTPSIDPVLIAREASTLMLLGGEPLGERFIWWNFVSSKRERIEQAKADWQAGRILLPPNDNQEFVPLPQDKTRPAGTGSPPPQALS
- a CDS encoding energy transducer TonB; the protein is MPMSTPIRLLFLSITGTLLAACQPERTAQRPEPAAAPALADSLAYDSLAQPVGATPVRRDWHRLEQPTSRRAPLIVYRGSTRRPAGLGAEAPPAEARLHDLTLKASEYFQIDPTKPAEVRGREGTVVRIPAGSLVDSRQRPATGAVWVELKECYAASDMLLSNLLTETLAGAPLELTGAVLVRATAAGQQLLLATGRSLQLELAGGHSAHPLFYGQAAPAAPVRWLESETSATTAASEQIYTTAQQMPRYGQGPADINRLIRYPRQAQERQTQGLVFASFVVDEAGRVRAPRILRGLGDGCDEEVLRVLRQTSGRWTPGQQDGRFVKVKMVLPIRFNFQAGMASAPEPAALPEPAEEEETLAASDELAPAPNALQPTKLGWLAVGQPWAGSAAALYVPSATPADGDHTTVRLLIPGRRIVLAGTPQDAGYQFATAPSGAAVVVLGLRYENGTPFLARREATTGGAPSDTLHFQETTLTDLEAALAKLD
- a CDS encoding Uma2 family endonuclease, producing the protein MGLPATPLSYVSPEDYLEAERKAEHKHEYWDGEIRAMSGASFAHNRIAANLGGEIHFQLKGKNCSVVGSDQRVQVLSESTFVYPDLTVVCGQPRFEDNTKPDTLLNPTLLVEVLSPTTKSHDRGDKFFLYRQIPGLQQYLLLDSQSVHAELHTRDEQGRWILVETSDRQTVLELSSINCRIALTDVYAGVLEG
- a CDS encoding aldehyde dehydrogenase, with amino-acid sequence MLQLCNFINGELQPPAAGRYLPLLNPATGQVFGQVPNSDAADVDRAVQAATAAFPAWRALPAEERGRRLVRLAELIDQNLETLAQAESQDNGKPLSLARTLDIPRAASNFAFFGTAAQHFATETHLQEGVALNYTVRHPVGVVACISPWNLPLYLFTWKIAPALAAGCCVVAKPSEVTPYTAFLLSELSREAGLLAGVLNIVHGTGPGAGQALVEHPGIRAISFTGGTATGAHIARTAAPQFKKLSLELGGKNPNLIFADCDLDAAVQTSIRSSFANQGQICLCGSRIFVERSVYEPFKAAFLAQVQALTVGDPLEASTQQGAIVSEAHLNKILSYIDLAHQEGGRLLAGGQRVQVPGRCAEGYFLQPTVFEGLAPDCRVNQEEIFGPVVTLTPFDHEEEALTWANSTDYGLSATVWTRDLARAHRVAHQLQAGVVWVNTWLHRDLRTPFGGMKNSGLGREGGLEALRFFTEAQNVCVKL
- a CDS encoding glycosyltransferase family 2 protein; the protein is MHPLASPPAPPVDLSVIIPIYNEEANIPALYERLRGVLDPMQLPGGYEFIFINDGSRDHSLVLIQTLALRDPRVRYLDFSRNFGHQIAVTAGLDRAGGQAVCIIDADLQDPPELIPQLLEKLREGYEVVYAKRRSRQGESAAKKLTAKLFYRILASITHISIPVDTGDFRVISRKVVEALRRMPEQNKFIRGQISWIGYRQTYLEYDRAERAGGETGYTYRKMFKLALDGITAFSDVPLKAATVSGFIVSGIAFLVMLYTLYSRFVTKEYEPGWPSLMVSILFLGGVQLIAVGIIGEYIARLSANVRQRPLYIVSDSNLPEPPAQPQR